CCCCTATCAAGAATCCATTGACTTCTTAGCTTTGGAAGACCTTTTTTGACGTCTATCTCAACATTAGGATCGGTATATGGGCCACTTGTATCATACACAACTAGTGCTTCATTCTTTTGAACTGCAGCATTACCTTCGGTAAGCCCCATTGTAGTATCTGACAATTCAATTGATCGCATGGCAACGCTAATATCATGTATTCCTCCTTTTACATATATTTTTTTCGAACCTGGAAATGGTTCTCTACTAATACTTACTTCAGATGGTAGTTGCTCCTTTTTCATGTATCCGGTTTTATGTATTTCTAGTTGTCTTCAAATAATTCAATCTCAACTTAATTCTTTAAATCATCCGCCTTGCGTGGCTTTAATAACGAGTATTTCATCTTTATGATTCAGCTCTTTATCGCCCCATTTATCTCGTGGAATCACCTCCTGATTAACGGCAACGGCACATCCTTTTTGATCATTTAGTTTATATCCAACAAGAAGATCAATCAAAGCCTGCCCTGATTCCATACTTATTTCTTTATCGTTTAGATATACTAACAAATCTTAATGCATTAAATAAAAGCTTTGGAGTACGCGTTGCGTAAGAAGTAACTTTTCCCTTCGTCTGAATTACCAGAATCAGGTTCTTAGGGTATCATCTCAGCTATAAAAGCACCCCCAAAGCATTGAAGTAAAAGTAACATTCCTCTTCTTAGATAAAGGATTTACTTATTAACATTTTATAAAGAGATCTACTCTTCAATTACCGCAATTACAACTGATAGAGAAAAGAATAGATGTATTTGGTAACAAACCCTTTATCTCTTTTTGTTGCCCCTCTGGAATCTGGATTACACGTAGGTCCATCTGACTTAATTTTTTTAAATCGGCCAAAGTTTCAGGGAAATAACTCAATGGATTTCCCCATGCGATTAGCCTCTCTAGACGATGAAGCTTTCCAATTTCAGGAGCTAATCCTTGGATTTTATTCTTGCCTATATTCAAATCAACAAGATTAGTTAATTCCCCAATTCCAGGACCAAGAAACTCCATCTTATTTCGCTCTAAATCAAGCACCTGTAAGAATTCTAGCTTTTCTAATCCTTTTGGAAAATCGACAAATTTATTATTGCTTAAGTCCAACTTATTCAAGTTGACTAATTTATATACACTTTTAGGTACCTTGGCAAGCTTGCCCTTTAGTCTTAAAACATAAACATCTTCAGGCGTCTTCAGTGCATCTTT
This genomic stretch from Flavobacteriales bacterium harbors:
- a CDS encoding leucine-rich repeat domain-containing protein, which codes for MKFKVCLFLLVLNTPVLYAQLLDSVAISRADVYTSLKDALKTPEDVYVLRLKGKLAKVPKSVYKLVNLNKLDLSNNKFVDFPKGLEKLEFLQVLDLERNKMEFLGPGIGELTNLVDLNIGKNKIQGLAPEIGKLHRLERLIAWGNPLSYFPETLADLKKLSQMDLRVIQIPEGQQKEIKGLLPNTSILFSISCNCGN
- the thiS gene encoding sulfur carrier protein ThiS, whose protein sequence is MESGQALIDLLVGYKLNDQKGCAVAVNQEVIPRDKWGDKELNHKDEILVIKATQGG